A window from Vigna angularis cultivar LongXiaoDou No.4 chromosome 7, ASM1680809v1, whole genome shotgun sequence encodes these proteins:
- the LOC108320157 gene encoding protein FAR1-RELATED SEQUENCE 9 isoform X1, producing MSISRQRTLGGGGHHVLDYLKRMQAENHSFFYAVQDDDDLSCGNIFWADATSRTNYSYFGDAVIFDTTYKTNRCRVPFASFTGLNHHGQPVLFGCALILNESELAFIWLFRTWLHAMSGSHPVSITTDFDPSIHVTVAQVLPSTRHRFSKWSIFRETRGKLAHLYQSHPAFETEFKKCVHESETTDEFESYWHSLLERFCVMDNEWLQSMYNARQHWVPVYLRDSFFGEISSNEVNESLNFFFDGYVNSSTTLLGLVRQYEKAVSNWHERELKADYETTNSSPVLKTPSPMEKQAASLYTRKIFMKFQEELVETLANPATKIDDSGTITTYRVAKFGENQKSHVVTFNSFETKASCSCQMFEYSGIICRHILAVFRAKNVLTLPSQYLLKRWTRNAKTGTLLEEHASELPSSSRESITVRYNNLRQEAIKYVEEGAKSIQIYHVAMRALQEAASKVCTLKNQITGTAEGAIVTNGSSGGLLAADEDAPTYQSMHAEKLKKIHELTAELEVANQRCEVYRANLLAVLKDMEEQKLKLSVKVQNARLSLKE from the exons ATGAGTATATCTAGACAGCGTACCCTTGGTGGCGGGGGTCATCATGTTTTGGACTACTTGAAGCGCATGCAGGCAGAAAATCATTCTTTCTTTTATGCAGTCCAGGATGACGATGATCTCTCGTGTGGTAATatattttgggctgatgcaacATCTAGAACAAACTACTCTTATTTTGGAGATGCTGTTATATTTGACACAACCTACAAGACTAACCGATGTAGGGTGCCATTTGCCTCTTTCACTGGGTTGAATCATCATGGACAACCCGTGTTATTTGGTTGTGCATTGATTCTCAATGAATCTGAGTTAGCATTTATATGGCTATTCAGGACTTGGCTTCATGCCATGTCTGGCAGTCACCCTGTCTCCATTACAACAGATTTTGACCCTTCAATACATGTTACTGTTGCCCAAGTTCTCCCTTCAACTCGCCACCGGTTTAGTAAATGGAGCATATTTAGAGAAACCCGAGGCAAACTGGCTCATTTATATCAATCGCATCCTGCTTTTGAAACTGAATTCAAGAAATGCGTTCACGAGAGTGAGACTACTGATGAATTTGAATCTTATTGGCATTCACTCTTGGAAAGATTCTGTGTCATGGATAATGAATGGCTTCAGTCAATGTACAATGCACGACAACATTGGGTTCCTGTCTACTTGCGGGATAGTTTCTTTGGAGAAATATCTTCAAATGAGGTAAATGAGtctttgaattttttctttgatgGATATGTGAATTCATCCACCACGCTACTGGGATTGGTTAGACAGTACGAGAAAGCTGTATCAAATTGGCATGAAAGAGAATTAAAAGCAGATTATGAGACCACTAATAGTAGTCCAGTTTTAAAAACACCATCTCCTATGGAAAAACAAGCTGCCAGTCTTTACACGAGAAAGATATTCATGAAATTCCAGGAAGAGTTAGTAGAGACTCTTGCAAATCCTGCTACAAAAATTGATGATTCAGGAACCATCACTACATATAGAGTTGCCAAATTTGGGGAAAACCAAAAATCTCACGTTGTGACTTTTAATTCTTTTGAGACAAAAGCTAGTTGCAGTTGTCAGATGTTTGAATATTCTGGAATTATTTGTAGGCATATATTGGCAGTCTTCAGAGCTAAAAATGTTCTCACTCTTCCATCACAGTATTTGTTGAAACGCTGGACAAGAAATGCTAAAACTGGTACATTGTTAGAAGAACATGCATCTGAATTGCCAAGTAGTTCTCGCGAGTCTATAACAGTTCGTTATAACAATTTGCGCCAAGAAGCAATTAAATATGTGGAAGAAGGGGCGAAATCAATCCAAATCTACCATGTTGCCATGAGAGCTTTGCAAGAAGCAGCTAGTAAGGTTTGTACTTTAAAAAATCAGATTACTGGAACAGCAGAGGGAGCTATAGTAACCAATGGAAGCAGTGGGGGTTTGCTTGCAGCAGATGAAGATGCTCCAACCTATCAGTCTATG CATGCAGAGAAGCTAAAAAAAATCCACGAGTTGACTGCTGAGTTAGAAGTCGCAAATCAACGATGCGAAGTGTATAGAGCAAACTTGCTAGCTGTGCTGAAGGATATGGAAGAACAAAAGTTAAAGCTATCAGTAAAGGTCCAAAATGCAAGACTTAGTTTGAAAGAATGA
- the LOC108320171 gene encoding glycosyltransferase BC10 isoform X5, translated as MGRNQREREEGDKHAGLLKLAQILTYLVVFAGGVVMGLTTSSHIHNTNFISQPYRNPHHPNNYIPISNCSSTAASPPPPPPPPPSSPPPPPPPLDMGEFLHPPNLTHTLSDDELFWRASLMPKKEGYPFRRIPKVAFMFLTRGPLPMLPLWERFFNGHAPLFSIYVHAPPRFHLNVSESSPFYGRQIPSQDVSWGTVTLADAERRLLANALLDFSNERFVLLSESCIPIYNFPTVYRYLTDSAHSFVESYDDPTRYGRGRYSRSMLPHIQLRHWRKGSQWFELNRLLAVYIISDTQYFSLFRKYCKPACYPDEHYIPTFLNMFHGPLNSNRTITWVDWSMLGPHPASFGRANITADFIQALRNNGSLCRYNSEMTSICYLFARKFDPSALEPLLNLSSQVMNF; from the exons ATGGGTCGGAATCAGAGGGAGAGGGAGGAGGGAGACAAGCACGCGGGGCTCCTCAAATTGGCCCAAATCCTCACATACCTCGTCGTCTTTGCGGGGGGAGTCGTCATGGGTCTCACCACTAGCTCTCACATCCACAACACCAATTTCATATCTCAGCCCTACCGCAACCCTCATCACCCTAACAATTATATCCCTATTTCCAACTGTTCTTCCACCGCAGcctcaccaccaccaccaccaccaccaccgccTTCTtcccctcctcctcctcctccgcctCTCGACATGGGGGAGTTCCTTCATCCGCCCAACCTCACTCATACTCTGTCGGACGATGAGCTGTTCTGGAGGGCTTCCTTGATGCCGAAGAAAGAAGGGTACCCTTTCCGCAGAATCCCGAAGGTGGCTTTCATGTTTCTGACCAGGGGTCCCCTTCCCATGTTGCCCCTCTGGGAGAGATTCTTCAACGGCCACGCCCCTCTCTTCAGCATCTACGTCCACGCGCCTCCGCGATTCCATCTCAACGTCTCCGAGTCTTCCCCTTTCTACGGGCGCCAAATCCCCAGCCAG GATGTTTCGTGGGGCACAGTGACGCTGGCAGATGCTGAGAGACGGCTTTTGGCAAATGCTCTGTTGGACTTCTCCAATGAGCGGTTTGTTCTCCTTTCCGAGAGCTGCATCCCAATCTACAACTTCCCCACTGTCTACCGATATCTCACAGACTCCGCCCACAGTTTTGTTGAATCCTACGATGATCCCACCCGCTATGGCCGCGGTCGCTACAGTCGCAGTATGCTTCCTCATATTCAACTTCGACACTGGCGTAAAGGCTCTCAGTGGTTTGAACTCAATCGTCTTCTTGCTGTGTATATAATCTCTGACACCCAATATTTTTCCCTCTTCCGAAAATACTGTAAGCCTGCCTGCTACCCAGATGAGCATTACATTCCAACCTTCTTGAACATGTTTCATGGTCCTCTTAATTCCAACCGTACCATCACATGGGTTGACTGGTCAATGTTGGGTCCTCATCCTGCAAGCTTTGGGAGAGCTAATATAACTGCCGATTTTATTCAGGCTTTAAGGAACAACGGTTCCCTCTGTCGATATAATTCCGAGATGACTTCCATTTGTTACCTCTTTGCCCGCAAGTTTGATCCCAGTGCACTCGAGCCCTTGCTAAACCTTTCTTCTCAGGTTATGaacttttag
- the LOC108320171 gene encoding uncharacterized protein LOC108320171 isoform X1: MGRNQREREEGDKHAGLLKLAQILTYLVVFAGGVVMGLTTSSHIHNTNFISQPYRNPHHPNNYIPISNCSSTAASPPPPPPPPPSSPPPPPPPLDMGEFLHPPNLTHTLSDDELFWRASLMPKKEGYPFRRIPKVAFMFLTRGPLPMLPLWERFFNGHAPLFSIYVHAPPRFHLNVSESSPFYGRQIPSQDVSWGTVTLADAERRLLANALLDFSNERFVLLSESCIPIYNFPTVYRYLTDSAHSFVESYDDPTRYGRGRYSRSMLPHIQLRHWRKGSQWFELNRLLAVYIISDTQYFSLFRKYCKPACYPDEHYIPTFLNMFHGPLNSNRTITWVDWSMLGPHPASFGRANITADFIQALRNNGSLCRYNSEMTSICYLFARKFDPSALEPLLNLSSQYTDEEIDRCFEEFDEDVHTEFLKFGEIVNFKERYDVISRHFQRYSRNCHVWCVRDSQSFSCTLFANNSSNLRKFMGNVFSLIIFSYLIYNHFGVYVLQPMVTNFFLFILNIAIIEKWSIMNRFHLS, encoded by the exons ATGGGTCGGAATCAGAGGGAGAGGGAGGAGGGAGACAAGCACGCGGGGCTCCTCAAATTGGCCCAAATCCTCACATACCTCGTCGTCTTTGCGGGGGGAGTCGTCATGGGTCTCACCACTAGCTCTCACATCCACAACACCAATTTCATATCTCAGCCCTACCGCAACCCTCATCACCCTAACAATTATATCCCTATTTCCAACTGTTCTTCCACCGCAGcctcaccaccaccaccaccaccaccaccgccTTCTtcccctcctcctcctcctccgcctCTCGACATGGGGGAGTTCCTTCATCCGCCCAACCTCACTCATACTCTGTCGGACGATGAGCTGTTCTGGAGGGCTTCCTTGATGCCGAAGAAAGAAGGGTACCCTTTCCGCAGAATCCCGAAGGTGGCTTTCATGTTTCTGACCAGGGGTCCCCTTCCCATGTTGCCCCTCTGGGAGAGATTCTTCAACGGCCACGCCCCTCTCTTCAGCATCTACGTCCACGCGCCTCCGCGATTCCATCTCAACGTCTCCGAGTCTTCCCCTTTCTACGGGCGCCAAATCCCCAGCCAG GATGTTTCGTGGGGCACAGTGACGCTGGCAGATGCTGAGAGACGGCTTTTGGCAAATGCTCTGTTGGACTTCTCCAATGAGCGGTTTGTTCTCCTTTCCGAGAGCTGCATCCCAATCTACAACTTCCCCACTGTCTACCGATATCTCACAGACTCCGCCCACAGTTTTGTTGAATCCTACGATGATCCCACCCGCTATGGCCGCGGTCGCTACAGTCGCAGTATGCTTCCTCATATTCAACTTCGACACTGGCGTAAAGGCTCTCAGTGGTTTGAACTCAATCGTCTTCTTGCTGTGTATATAATCTCTGACACCCAATATTTTTCCCTCTTCCGAAAATACTGTAAGCCTGCCTGCTACCCAGATGAGCATTACATTCCAACCTTCTTGAACATGTTTCATGGTCCTCTTAATTCCAACCGTACCATCACATGGGTTGACTGGTCAATGTTGGGTCCTCATCCTGCAAGCTTTGGGAGAGCTAATATAACTGCCGATTTTATTCAGGCTTTAAGGAACAACGGTTCCCTCTGTCGATATAATTCCGAGATGACTTCCATTTGTTACCTCTTTGCCCGCAAGTTTGATCCCAGTGCACTCGAGCCCTTGCTAAACCTTTCTTCTCAG TATACAGATGAAGAGATTGATCGCTGCTTTGAAGAATTTGATGAGGATGTCCACACAGAATTCTTGAAGTTTGGGGAAATTGTGAACTTCAAG GAAAGATACGATGTCATCTCTAGGCACTTCCAAAGATATTCTAGAAATTGCCATGTTTGGTGTGTACGTGACAGCCAATCATTCTCATGTACACTTTTTGCCAACAATTCCAGTAACCTCCGCAAGTTCATGGGAAATGTATTCTCCTTAATCATCTTCTCATATctcatatataatcattttgGGGTTTATGTACTTCAACCTATGGTCaccaatttctttttatttatattaaatattgctATAATTGAAAAATGGAGTATTATGAATAGATTTCATTTGTCATAA
- the LOC108320171 gene encoding glycosyltransferase BC10 isoform X4, whose amino-acid sequence MGRNQREREEGDKHAGLLKLAQILTYLVVFAGGVVMGLTTSSHIHNTNFISQPYRNPHHPNNYIPISNCSSTAASPPPPPPPPPSSPPPPPPPLDMGEFLHPPNLTHTLSDDELFWRASLMPKKEGYPFRRIPKVAFMFLTRGPLPMLPLWERFFNGHAPLFSIYVHAPPRFHLNVSESSPFYGRQIPSQDVSWGTVTLADAERRLLANALLDFSNERFVLLSESCIPIYNFPTVYRYLTDSAHSFVESYDDPTRYGRGRYSRSMLPHIQLRHWRKGSQWFELNRLLAVYIISDTQYFSLFRKYCKPACYPDEHYIPTFLNMFHGPLNSNRTITWVDWSMLGPHPASFGRANITADFIQALRNNGSLCRYNSEMTSICYLFARKFDPSALEPLLNLSSQMKRLIAALKNLMRMSTQNS is encoded by the exons ATGGGTCGGAATCAGAGGGAGAGGGAGGAGGGAGACAAGCACGCGGGGCTCCTCAAATTGGCCCAAATCCTCACATACCTCGTCGTCTTTGCGGGGGGAGTCGTCATGGGTCTCACCACTAGCTCTCACATCCACAACACCAATTTCATATCTCAGCCCTACCGCAACCCTCATCACCCTAACAATTATATCCCTATTTCCAACTGTTCTTCCACCGCAGcctcaccaccaccaccaccaccaccaccgccTTCTtcccctcctcctcctcctccgcctCTCGACATGGGGGAGTTCCTTCATCCGCCCAACCTCACTCATACTCTGTCGGACGATGAGCTGTTCTGGAGGGCTTCCTTGATGCCGAAGAAAGAAGGGTACCCTTTCCGCAGAATCCCGAAGGTGGCTTTCATGTTTCTGACCAGGGGTCCCCTTCCCATGTTGCCCCTCTGGGAGAGATTCTTCAACGGCCACGCCCCTCTCTTCAGCATCTACGTCCACGCGCCTCCGCGATTCCATCTCAACGTCTCCGAGTCTTCCCCTTTCTACGGGCGCCAAATCCCCAGCCAG GATGTTTCGTGGGGCACAGTGACGCTGGCAGATGCTGAGAGACGGCTTTTGGCAAATGCTCTGTTGGACTTCTCCAATGAGCGGTTTGTTCTCCTTTCCGAGAGCTGCATCCCAATCTACAACTTCCCCACTGTCTACCGATATCTCACAGACTCCGCCCACAGTTTTGTTGAATCCTACGATGATCCCACCCGCTATGGCCGCGGTCGCTACAGTCGCAGTATGCTTCCTCATATTCAACTTCGACACTGGCGTAAAGGCTCTCAGTGGTTTGAACTCAATCGTCTTCTTGCTGTGTATATAATCTCTGACACCCAATATTTTTCCCTCTTCCGAAAATACTGTAAGCCTGCCTGCTACCCAGATGAGCATTACATTCCAACCTTCTTGAACATGTTTCATGGTCCTCTTAATTCCAACCGTACCATCACATGGGTTGACTGGTCAATGTTGGGTCCTCATCCTGCAAGCTTTGGGAGAGCTAATATAACTGCCGATTTTATTCAGGCTTTAAGGAACAACGGTTCCCTCTGTCGATATAATTCCGAGATGACTTCCATTTGTTACCTCTTTGCCCGCAAGTTTGATCCCAGTGCACTCGAGCCCTTGCTAAACCTTTCTTCTCAG ATGAAGAGATTGATCGCTGCTTTGAAGAATTTGATGAGGATGTCCACACAGAATTCTTGA
- the LOC108320171 gene encoding glycosyltransferase BC10 isoform X2, giving the protein MGRNQREREEGDKHAGLLKLAQILTYLVVFAGGVVMGLTTSSHIHNTNFISQPYRNPHHPNNYIPISNCSSTAASPPPPPPPPPSSPPPPPPPLDMGEFLHPPNLTHTLSDDELFWRASLMPKKEGYPFRRIPKVAFMFLTRGPLPMLPLWERFFNGHAPLFSIYVHAPPRFHLNVSESSPFYGRQIPSQDVSWGTVTLADAERRLLANALLDFSNERFVLLSESCIPIYNFPTVYRYLTDSAHSFVESYDDPTRYGRGRYSRSMLPHIQLRHWRKGSQWFELNRLLAVYIISDTQYFSLFRKYCKPACYPDEHYIPTFLNMFHGPLNSNRTITWVDWSMLGPHPASFGRANITADFIQALRNNGSLCRYNSEMTSICYLFARKFDPSALEPLLNLSSQYTDEEIDRCFEEFDEDVHTEFLKFGEIVNFKCLILLLLVLVFVGVCW; this is encoded by the exons ATGGGTCGGAATCAGAGGGAGAGGGAGGAGGGAGACAAGCACGCGGGGCTCCTCAAATTGGCCCAAATCCTCACATACCTCGTCGTCTTTGCGGGGGGAGTCGTCATGGGTCTCACCACTAGCTCTCACATCCACAACACCAATTTCATATCTCAGCCCTACCGCAACCCTCATCACCCTAACAATTATATCCCTATTTCCAACTGTTCTTCCACCGCAGcctcaccaccaccaccaccaccaccaccgccTTCTtcccctcctcctcctcctccgcctCTCGACATGGGGGAGTTCCTTCATCCGCCCAACCTCACTCATACTCTGTCGGACGATGAGCTGTTCTGGAGGGCTTCCTTGATGCCGAAGAAAGAAGGGTACCCTTTCCGCAGAATCCCGAAGGTGGCTTTCATGTTTCTGACCAGGGGTCCCCTTCCCATGTTGCCCCTCTGGGAGAGATTCTTCAACGGCCACGCCCCTCTCTTCAGCATCTACGTCCACGCGCCTCCGCGATTCCATCTCAACGTCTCCGAGTCTTCCCCTTTCTACGGGCGCCAAATCCCCAGCCAG GATGTTTCGTGGGGCACAGTGACGCTGGCAGATGCTGAGAGACGGCTTTTGGCAAATGCTCTGTTGGACTTCTCCAATGAGCGGTTTGTTCTCCTTTCCGAGAGCTGCATCCCAATCTACAACTTCCCCACTGTCTACCGATATCTCACAGACTCCGCCCACAGTTTTGTTGAATCCTACGATGATCCCACCCGCTATGGCCGCGGTCGCTACAGTCGCAGTATGCTTCCTCATATTCAACTTCGACACTGGCGTAAAGGCTCTCAGTGGTTTGAACTCAATCGTCTTCTTGCTGTGTATATAATCTCTGACACCCAATATTTTTCCCTCTTCCGAAAATACTGTAAGCCTGCCTGCTACCCAGATGAGCATTACATTCCAACCTTCTTGAACATGTTTCATGGTCCTCTTAATTCCAACCGTACCATCACATGGGTTGACTGGTCAATGTTGGGTCCTCATCCTGCAAGCTTTGGGAGAGCTAATATAACTGCCGATTTTATTCAGGCTTTAAGGAACAACGGTTCCCTCTGTCGATATAATTCCGAGATGACTTCCATTTGTTACCTCTTTGCCCGCAAGTTTGATCCCAGTGCACTCGAGCCCTTGCTAAACCTTTCTTCTCAG TATACAGATGAAGAGATTGATCGCTGCTTTGAAGAATTTGATGAGGATGTCCACACAGAATTCTTGAAGTTTGGGGAAATTGTGAACTTCAAG TGCTTGATTCTGTTGCTGCTGGTATTGGTATTTGTTGGTGTTTGTTGGTAA
- the LOC108320171 gene encoding glycosyltransferase BC10 isoform X3, which yields MGRNQREREEGDKHAGLLKLAQILTYLVVFAGGVVMGLTTSSHIHNTNFISQPYRNPHHPNNYIPISNCSSTAASPPPPPPPPPSSPPPPPPPLDMGEFLHPPNLTHTLSDDELFWRASLMPKKEGYPFRRIPKVAFMFLTRGPLPMLPLWERFFNGHAPLFSIYVHAPPRFHLNVSESSPFYGRQIPSQDVSWGTVTLADAERRLLANALLDFSNERFVLLSESCIPIYNFPTVYRYLTDSAHSFVESYDDPTRYGRGRYSRSMLPHIQLRHWRKGSQWFELNRLLAVYIISDTQYFSLFRKYCKPACYPDEHYIPTFLNMFHGPLNSNRTITWVDWSMLGPHPASFGRANITADFIQALRNNGSLCRYNSEMTSICYLFARKFDPSALEPLLNLSSQYTDEEIDRCFEEFDEDVHTEFLKFGEIVNFKVMMAFISLPLNWRFQL from the exons ATGGGTCGGAATCAGAGGGAGAGGGAGGAGGGAGACAAGCACGCGGGGCTCCTCAAATTGGCCCAAATCCTCACATACCTCGTCGTCTTTGCGGGGGGAGTCGTCATGGGTCTCACCACTAGCTCTCACATCCACAACACCAATTTCATATCTCAGCCCTACCGCAACCCTCATCACCCTAACAATTATATCCCTATTTCCAACTGTTCTTCCACCGCAGcctcaccaccaccaccaccaccaccaccgccTTCTtcccctcctcctcctcctccgcctCTCGACATGGGGGAGTTCCTTCATCCGCCCAACCTCACTCATACTCTGTCGGACGATGAGCTGTTCTGGAGGGCTTCCTTGATGCCGAAGAAAGAAGGGTACCCTTTCCGCAGAATCCCGAAGGTGGCTTTCATGTTTCTGACCAGGGGTCCCCTTCCCATGTTGCCCCTCTGGGAGAGATTCTTCAACGGCCACGCCCCTCTCTTCAGCATCTACGTCCACGCGCCTCCGCGATTCCATCTCAACGTCTCCGAGTCTTCCCCTTTCTACGGGCGCCAAATCCCCAGCCAG GATGTTTCGTGGGGCACAGTGACGCTGGCAGATGCTGAGAGACGGCTTTTGGCAAATGCTCTGTTGGACTTCTCCAATGAGCGGTTTGTTCTCCTTTCCGAGAGCTGCATCCCAATCTACAACTTCCCCACTGTCTACCGATATCTCACAGACTCCGCCCACAGTTTTGTTGAATCCTACGATGATCCCACCCGCTATGGCCGCGGTCGCTACAGTCGCAGTATGCTTCCTCATATTCAACTTCGACACTGGCGTAAAGGCTCTCAGTGGTTTGAACTCAATCGTCTTCTTGCTGTGTATATAATCTCTGACACCCAATATTTTTCCCTCTTCCGAAAATACTGTAAGCCTGCCTGCTACCCAGATGAGCATTACATTCCAACCTTCTTGAACATGTTTCATGGTCCTCTTAATTCCAACCGTACCATCACATGGGTTGACTGGTCAATGTTGGGTCCTCATCCTGCAAGCTTTGGGAGAGCTAATATAACTGCCGATTTTATTCAGGCTTTAAGGAACAACGGTTCCCTCTGTCGATATAATTCCGAGATGACTTCCATTTGTTACCTCTTTGCCCGCAAGTTTGATCCCAGTGCACTCGAGCCCTTGCTAAACCTTTCTTCTCAG TATACAGATGAAGAGATTGATCGCTGCTTTGAAGAATTTGATGAGGATGTCCACACAGAATTCTTGAAGTTTGGGGAAATTGTGAACTTCAAG GTGATGATGGCATTCATCTCTCTTCCATTGAATTGGAGATTTCAACTTTAA
- the LOC108320157 gene encoding protein FAR1-RELATED SEQUENCE 9 isoform X2: protein MSISRQRTLGGGGHHVLDYLKRMQAENHSFFYAVQDDDDLSCGNIFWADATSRTNYSYFGDAVIFDTTYKTNRCRVPFASFTGLNHHGQPVLFGCALILNESELAFIWLFRTWLHAMSGSHPVSITTDFDPSIHVTVAQVLPSTRHRFSKWSIFRETRGKLAHLYQSHPAFETEFKKCVHESETTDEFESYWHSLLERFCVMDNEWLQSMYNARQHWVPVYLRDSFFGEISSNEVNESLNFFFDGYVNSSTTLLGLVRQYEKAVSNWHERELKADYETTNSSPVLKTPSPMEKQAASLYTRKIFMKFQEELVETLANPATKIDDSGTITTYRVAKFGENQKSHVVTFNSFETKASCSCQMFEYSGIICRHILAVFRAKNVLTLPSQYLLKRWTRNAKTGTLLEEHASELPSSSRESITVRYNNLRQEAIKYVEEGAKSIQIYHVAMRALQEAASKVCTLKNQITGTAEGAIVTNGSSGGLLAADEDAPTYQSMGVGPFFPLYCTTSKLALEDRAWCFLACREAKKNPRVDC, encoded by the exons ATGAGTATATCTAGACAGCGTACCCTTGGTGGCGGGGGTCATCATGTTTTGGACTACTTGAAGCGCATGCAGGCAGAAAATCATTCTTTCTTTTATGCAGTCCAGGATGACGATGATCTCTCGTGTGGTAATatattttgggctgatgcaacATCTAGAACAAACTACTCTTATTTTGGAGATGCTGTTATATTTGACACAACCTACAAGACTAACCGATGTAGGGTGCCATTTGCCTCTTTCACTGGGTTGAATCATCATGGACAACCCGTGTTATTTGGTTGTGCATTGATTCTCAATGAATCTGAGTTAGCATTTATATGGCTATTCAGGACTTGGCTTCATGCCATGTCTGGCAGTCACCCTGTCTCCATTACAACAGATTTTGACCCTTCAATACATGTTACTGTTGCCCAAGTTCTCCCTTCAACTCGCCACCGGTTTAGTAAATGGAGCATATTTAGAGAAACCCGAGGCAAACTGGCTCATTTATATCAATCGCATCCTGCTTTTGAAACTGAATTCAAGAAATGCGTTCACGAGAGTGAGACTACTGATGAATTTGAATCTTATTGGCATTCACTCTTGGAAAGATTCTGTGTCATGGATAATGAATGGCTTCAGTCAATGTACAATGCACGACAACATTGGGTTCCTGTCTACTTGCGGGATAGTTTCTTTGGAGAAATATCTTCAAATGAGGTAAATGAGtctttgaattttttctttgatgGATATGTGAATTCATCCACCACGCTACTGGGATTGGTTAGACAGTACGAGAAAGCTGTATCAAATTGGCATGAAAGAGAATTAAAAGCAGATTATGAGACCACTAATAGTAGTCCAGTTTTAAAAACACCATCTCCTATGGAAAAACAAGCTGCCAGTCTTTACACGAGAAAGATATTCATGAAATTCCAGGAAGAGTTAGTAGAGACTCTTGCAAATCCTGCTACAAAAATTGATGATTCAGGAACCATCACTACATATAGAGTTGCCAAATTTGGGGAAAACCAAAAATCTCACGTTGTGACTTTTAATTCTTTTGAGACAAAAGCTAGTTGCAGTTGTCAGATGTTTGAATATTCTGGAATTATTTGTAGGCATATATTGGCAGTCTTCAGAGCTAAAAATGTTCTCACTCTTCCATCACAGTATTTGTTGAAACGCTGGACAAGAAATGCTAAAACTGGTACATTGTTAGAAGAACATGCATCTGAATTGCCAAGTAGTTCTCGCGAGTCTATAACAGTTCGTTATAACAATTTGCGCCAAGAAGCAATTAAATATGTGGAAGAAGGGGCGAAATCAATCCAAATCTACCATGTTGCCATGAGAGCTTTGCAAGAAGCAGCTAGTAAGGTTTGTACTTTAAAAAATCAGATTACTGGAACAGCAGAGGGAGCTATAGTAACCAATGGAAGCAGTGGGGGTTTGCTTGCAGCAGATGAAGATGCTCCAACCTATCAGTCTATG GGGGTGGGACCATTTTTCCCCTTGTACTGTACTACCTCCAAGCTGGCTCTTGAAGATCGTGCTTGGTGTTTTCTAG CATGCAGAGAAGCTAAAAAAAATCCACGAGTTGACTGCTGA